The region CTATGGTCAGGTTGGATTGTTCTACGAACACACTGAGGAATTCCCAGACTTCCTATGGATCGAAGACGAAATCTACAGGTGCGAAGATGTAGTGCTATTCCTCGAGTTCTGGCAAGAAATAGGCCCTGGCGAATGGATACCACTATACGACAACCCCAGCCTTGAAGCAGGCCACTACGTAACCTCTGCAGGAGTGAACTCATCAACCTACGAACTACTCATCAGCGATCCTTACTGGGACGCCGCTGAAGCAGGGTTCTGGGGTCACATACCAGTGCCACACCCGGCTCCGCACCCGCCTGATGTCCACAACGATACTCAATACGTTTCACACGACGCCTACTCAGTCGCGTCTTGGATGGGACCGCCACCATCACCTTATCCTGGAGTGCCTATTTGGGAACTTCTAGGATACTTGCAACAGTTGGGTTATGGCCCTTCATGGCATGCCTTCATAAGAGCCGCCGTCGTAACCTCGCCACTTGCCGAACATGATGTAGCTGTAATCAACGTTACGACCTCCAAGACTGGCTGCTTACCGCTTGAAACAGTTGGCCAAGGAAATAATGTAACCATATACGTGACAGCTGAAAATCAAGGCGGCTTTACGGAGACTTTCAACGTCACTGCTTATGCCAACACCACAGTAATTGGAACACTATCAGTAACGCTGAACCCAGGAAACATCCAAATCCTAACTTACACGTGGGACACCACAGGCTTTGCTTACGGCAACTACACCATAAGTGCTACAGCAGACACCGTTCCGGGCGAAATTGACATGGCTGATAACACGATGGTTGACGGCACGATCTTGGTGACATTACCTGGCGATATTGATGGAGACAAAGACGTAGACATCTACGACATTGTTCGCATGGCTGGCATTTACGGCGTATCAAAGCCAGATCCACAGTATGACCCTAACTGCGACATAGACGGCGACGGCGACATAGACATCTACGACATAGTTGCTGCGGCTGGAAACTACGGCAAAAGCTGGTAACCCCAGCAAAACAACTTCCTTTTTTTTGTTTGCCTTATTTTGTTATTGAACGCGAAGTCAATAAAATACTGCATTCTGTACATGGCATCTAAGCGACAACTAGTTCTACTTTTTGGCTACTCTCGTGAAAAGTAGATGTGGGCTCACGCATTCTTGGGAAACGTCGACTTGACTGTTCCCTCTCAAGATCCCAATCATACTTGGGTCAGGGGGGCCAAAGTCGTCATCGCCCACCAAAATGTCATTAAGCATACGCTTACATAAAAACGTATATCTAAAACAAAGACGCGAAATACGTTGCTTCAGAAAATAAGAGTAGTGCCTTTGGCTGCGGAAAGCTTCGGCACAAGATCTATGTGCACTTACGTAGAGACAACTGATATTCGTGTTCTTCTAGACGCTGGCGTGTCACTCTGTCCTTTCCGTTTTAGGTTGCCACCGCATCCCATCGAATTCAGAGCCATTATAGAAGCCAGAAGAAAAATTGCCGATTTTGCGAGGAAAGCTGACGTGATTACAATTAGTCATTATCACTTTGACCATCATACGCCTTCCTTTGAAGACTGGCTATGCAACTGGACTGACAGTGAAACTGCGCGACAGATTTATGGGGGAAAGCTTGTGCTAACTAAGAATTACCGAGTTGACGTTAATGCAAGTCAGCGACGGAGAGGATGGGTTTTCGAAAAAACAGGCGGCAAACACGCAAAAAAACTAAAATTCGCAGACGGTAAGACCGTTTCCTTCGGAGAAACAAAGCTCAAGTTTTCTCGTCCAGTTTTCCATGGCTCAATCAACACGCCGCTGGGTTGGGTGCTCATGACCACTGTTGAACGTGAAGATGAACGGGTGCTGTTTGCTTCAGACGTACAAGGACCGATGGATAATAATATTCTACGAATCATTCTAGCTGAGAAGCCGCAACTGCTCATTATCGGTGGTCCACCTCTTTACTTGGCTGGCTCTAGAGTTGACGAGCAGCAAATACTACAAGGCTTGAAAAACTTGGAAGCCCTAGCTAAATCGGTTCCGATTGTAGTTACGGAGCATCATCTTCTGCGGGACATAGAATGGAGGGATTCTGCGAAGCAAGTTCTTGAATCAGCCTTGGATGCGGGGAATAAGGTGGTTACTGCTGCAGAGTTTCTAGGCGAGGAAAATCGGTTGTTGGAAGCAAACAGAAAACAGTTATTTGAAGATGACCCGCCTGGCGCCGAGTTTGAAAGATGGTCCAAACTACCAGCGTTTAAGCAGAGAAAGACGAAACCGCCTATCTAAACTGCTCCTAGAAGTTTCATTAGCCATTCTATGTCGGCACCGATTTCTGGTGTGTTTAGGGCGTGTATAGGAGTTTCAAGCCCCTTCTTTTCTAGCTCTGCCGCAAGTTCTTCCATTAAAATGCCGGTTTCATCCGGGAGTTTGCTTACACCGCAACTTGGGCTGTTTTCGATGCCAAGGACAGCGATTGATTTAATGTTATTTTTAGCGAATTCTTCAAGCTGGCTGGCTGTTGATGCAGCGATTTGTCTGCAATGTTTTCTGTAACTAGGTGTGTTGTATTCTTCTCTGGTTTTTCCTAGGCGCTTAGCTCCTGCGTATGTTAGTTCCGGGCACGGCATTTGAAGAAAACCAATGTTGTATCTTCCTAGAATATCTACAACTTCATCAATTACAGCGGGATAGTGAGCTTGGCCTATGACACGTGAGTTCTGATTCAAAACGCAGTGGGCAACAACAACGAGTTTTCCGCGACGTTCGTCATTAAATTCCAACGGAAGCCTCTCCGTTTCAGTGTTGTGGTGCGGCCGCCGGGATTTGGACCCGGGTTAACGGCTTGGAAGGCCGACGTCCTAAACCAGGCTAGACTACGGCCGCACAGCGCTAGCTAGTAATAAAACGCTGTGCTTTAAATTAAAATTTCGCGTATCTATCTTCCGGTGAGGCTCTGAAAAAAATGACGAAGATTAGGGCAGTGATTTTCGATTTCATTGGCACGTTGACAGAATTAGTCGGGTACTCCCTTGAAAACGCAGAAAAAGAACTGTTCAGAAGTCTTGTTGCAGACGGTTACAATATCAACTGCGAAAGCTTCTTCGAAGCCTACAAAAAAACATATCAAAAATATCGTGAAATCCGCTACGAGCAATTGGTAGAGGTTGCTAATGCGGTTTGGGTTTCTGAAGCCTTAAGCTATCTAGGATACGCCACCACGCCTCAGGAGGAGAACATCAAGGCTGCAGTAAATGCTTTTTTTCATAGCTATCTAGAGGCATTGAGACTGCGATCTTTCGCTAAATCAACGCTGCAGAGACTGTCTCAAAACTATAAACTTGGACTTCTTTCCAATTTCACTTATGCACCTGTCATTTATGCAGCGCTAGGAAACCTGAGGATTAACGGTTTTTTCGATGCTGTCCTTGTTTCGGAGGCAGTTGGCTGGCGTAAACCAAACGCGAAGGTTTTCCAGGAATCCTTGAAAAGATTGCGTGTGAAAGCCTACGAGACCATTTATGTGGGTGACAACCCACTGGAAGACATTCAAGGCGCTAAAGGCGTTGGCATGAGAACAGTATTCATTCCATCCCAGTTCAACAGCTTAAAGGACATGCAAAAAGAAGAACATCCTCCAGATCACACCATAGAAAAACTCAGCGACATCACTAAAATCATCAACACACTCCCGCCGTAACGCACGCTTAAAGCTCAAGTGTTGCCTTGACAACTTTTCTTATTGAGGAAAAATTAATCGCAAACCATTTCTTCTGGAATAGGTCCATAGAACGGCTGTTATCACGCGAAATAAGTCTATAGATAGGTCCAAGGTTTTCGTCTCTAACGCGTGCACAGTTTTTTGGAAAAAAAGATGGAGGGTTCTGAGGGAGGTTATTTTTTCTTTATAGATGCGATGAACTCGTCTATTGGGATAGCGGGTATTGTTGTTATTTGTATGGTTCCTCGAGAGCCCAACTCTATGGAGACTTTGGCGACAGTTTTGTTGTCTGGGGCTTCAACTATATTAACGAAGTCATAGTTGCCCAGTGTTGCGTATTGCGAAAGCACTTTGACGCCAAAAGCTTCGAGTTCTCTGTTAACTTCTTTGATTCTTTCAGGTCTGTCTCTAACAGTTTTCCAGCCTTCATTGGTTAGCTTTGAAAGTAGAATATAGCGTGGCATGTAGTTTCTTTCTCCAATGACTCTATTTAGCTGTCTTCAGATTTGTGCTTTTTGGCAAAACAAAGCTGCCTAGTCTGACGTGATGTCTGTCACTGTTCTAACACGGTAACGGTTGATTTTTGTTAAAACAGCAGTTTTGGCCTAAGAAATCCCTCTCAGTTCATTACATACGGTTAACATTTCAGCACGTGTAAATATGAACACTTGACTAAAGCAGACCAATTAATGCTAGCCCATCTTTTACAAAAATTAATGAAAACAAGATTAGCACAATCCCTAAGGCACGAACAACCCACAGATAATACTTGCTTTCAAGAAAAACCTTAGATTTATCCACAATCAAAGCGATACCTATCTTCGATCCGACAAGTAAACTGTAAAACCCCAAAACGAAAAGAACCATTGCCGAAAAGTGAACATCCAAGCTCTTGAAAATTATTGGACCACCAATGGAAAGCCAAAACAGATAAGGAGAAGAACTTAAGAAGTTCGCAACAACACCTCGCCTCAGAGCATCCTTTCTTCCAAGCTTAACTTCAAATTCACCAACTCTCACCCTCAAATTCTCAACACCCAAATAAACCAAATAACCAGCACCAAACAAAGAAACTACGCCTACAACAAAGCCATATCCAATCAAATTAGACAACACAAACAAAACAAACAGAACAATCGGCACATCAGTAACCAAAGGCGAAATCGCAACCTTAACCCCTTCCCTCCTCCCAAACTTCAAAGTCTCAGAAAAAACCAAAGCCAAAAGAGGACCCGGAGAAACTCCCGCAACCAAACCGAAAAATACACCTAAACCTAAAAACTCAAGCCCACTAGCCATACCAAGAGACACCACACGAAACCTTGCATTATTGGTGCGCACACACAATATAATCCTTTAACATTGGAACATCAATGAAAAGTGAAAAGAATGAGAGTTAACGGGTGATATCTCCATTAGTCGCGGGTTTAAACCCAGCCCAGTGTGGGAAGCTTCTCATCGCGATTTATGGATAAGAACAGTCGAAGGACGCGGTTTGGGCGTGAATGAAAATTTGAAGCTGGAATTGCTTGGGTCAATCCAGTTAATTGCAGGAATAGTCTTGATTATGCTTTAGCCATTCTATTCTTCAGAGTGGTGGTCTATGGGATTCGGGTTTCTAGCAATTCCTTCCTAATTGAAACAATCTTGCATTACACACCCCGCAACTATCTGCGTTACTCACGAAAACCCCGATAATGCTTAACTGTATTATACTCTGCGCGCTCGCATCTAAATTTAAGATGAGTTATTACGGAGAAACTTACCATTTCTATAAGGTAAAACGCAAAAAGAAATTTGAAAGGAATCCGAACAAACTTGTAAAGTAGCTTAGGATTCCCTCGGCGCGTTTAGTATCTTCTTCCTTGCTGGTAACCTCTTCTGTCACCGTATCTGCGATCTCGCCTTTCCTGTTCGTATCGTTTACTAGACAAGTTGTTTTCTGTGTTGACTTCTGTAATGGGAGATTCTTCTAGAAGTTCGAAGCTGCCATATCTTCCTATGTTCAGGCGCATGTTTCCTCTGAACAGGTTTACATAACCGTTAGTGACGCGCAGGGAAGATTCCGCGTTTACTTTGTCTATGTTGTCATCCCAGAGCGTCATGTATACGCATCCTGTTTCATCTCCAACTAAGGCGTCTGCAACTCTGCGTACGGAATAATCTCGCCCTGTGACGTTTCTAACTTCACTTTTGGAAATCACCTTCACAATCATGTTCACTTCTCTCGAATTCGGAGTTAATTTCTCTATTTTCACCAATTCTTCACTTGCGGGTTGTTCTTTATCTGACATATCTTCAACGCTCGTTTCTATCAGACTCATCAAGAACACAGTTCTTAAGAGTTGCGGTACAAGCAACATGGGCGCGTATGGATACCCTAAGATATCCATTGTTGGCGGAAAATGCCGTTTGGGTTTATTGAATATGAAATGTGTTCGCAGCACTGTTGGTGCGGCCGCCGAGATTTGAACCCGGGTCGCCGGCTTGGGAGGCCAGTGTCCTAACCATGCTAGACTACGGCCGCACACACACCCATTCAATATAACCAACAAAAAAATAAAACCTTCTCATCTCCAAACAATCAAACATGCTAGAAGCCTATTTAAAGTCAAATAGATCAGTCTAATCCAAACGCTATGCACATCTAAGCCTTCACAAAACTTTAGAAACCACTACTCGCCCATAATCTCCAACCATGCAGGAGCAAATGCAACTCTTGAAAAACACAACGACTCCAAAATTCCTGATAACCACGTCACGCAATCCTAATCAGGCATTAAGAACCTTCTGCAACGACCTAAATCGTTCTATACCAAACTCTATAAGAATCAACCGTGGCAAGTCAAATCTGGACGCCGTAGCAGTAAAAGCATTAGAACACGAAGCTGAAAAAATCATAATGGCCGATCGCTGGAAAGGCGGCCTAGGAAAAATCCAACTGTTCACACTTGGCGATGCTGGCTTGGTTCAATTCCACCCTATAATATACGTGAAAAACGTGAGACTTCAGAAAACATTCAGACATGCACAAACCGAAGCAGCCAAATCCTTAATTCTCCAAACAGAAACCAAAATCCCATTCAAAGCTCACAAGCTCGCAAAAGCCCTCTCCAACTTCCTCAACATTCCAAAACTATCTGCCAACGGAAAACCATCTCCAAACACACAAGCAACAATGTACATCTCACTCAACGCAGCACGGCGCATCCAAATCACATTCATAAATGCAAAAGGAAAAATAGAAGTCGGCCCACGAATAACAGTCTCCCACCTAGTTTGGAAGACAAAAAAATGAAGAGAAACGCAGTAATCCACTTTGAATTTCCCTCAAAAAAACAGTTAGAAATCTTGTTAAATGCCTTGATGCCTGAGACAAAAAAACCAGCGACATCTAGATCGAAAGTCTCTATTGAAGGCGAAGGCAAGAAGCTAATTATACGAATCGAAGCTAAAGACACCTCAGCCCTCAGAGCAACTCTAAATTCGTACCTTCGATGGGCTGCCCTTGTAAAAGACACGTACGAGGCTGTTGCGAGCCTTGAAAAGGCAGTGTAAAAACACTTAATTAACACGACATTATATTGCTGAGAAAAGAGCTGCATGCAACGTTTTGAGGAATAAAAATGAGCGACATATCACAGCTTCCCCCTCACGTTCAAGAACGATTACTCAGACTACAACAGCTTCAACGCAACCTCCAAGCAATTTTGGCACAGAAGCAACAAGTAGAATTAGAATTAAATGAAACCGAACAAGCCTTAACAGAATTGAAAAATTTAACTAAGAACGTCGTAGTCTACAAGTCCATCGGCTCACTCCTAGTACAGTCCAAGAAAACCAAAGTCGTGACCGAACTAAAAGAACGCAAAGAACTTCTAAATACGCGTGTAGAAGTCCTAGGCAAACAAGAAGAAAGACTACGCAACCAACTCAATCAATTACAAGCAAAACTCAAACGCGACCTGGGCGCTAGCCTTTCAAGCTCCGCAACACCTTAGCCCTCTGGTGAGATTCTTGCAGGAGATAGGCATACCGGAGCTTACTGAAGACCAGATGCAAACATTATCGGAAATCGCTGAAAAAGCTGCCCGAGATCATGTTTTGTCAAAGGTTCCTCAACGGAAAATCTTAACGTTGGACATCGCCATCGAAACCGTGGGCTCCAAGCCTGTCACAGTTTCAGTTGGCGTTGATCTGACCTTATCTCCGCTAATAAAGGCAGCCAGTGCAGAAAAACTTGCTAGCGAGGCTACAGAAAAAGCCTTCGAAGCAATAGAACAGTGTTTAAGGGAGCTAAGTTGCAAATCCAAGACATAACCGCTCTCTTAGACAAGATCAACGCTAGACTTGTTGTTTTGTTATGCCATCATAATGCAGACCCAGACGCAATTGGAGCCGCCTTCGCCTTTTCCAGTTTGCTCGAGCGCCTTCGTCCAAGATTACGGACAGAAATCGCAGCAGCAGAAGGGCCCAGCCGCTTGTCTAGACACTTGCTGACTAGTTTGCCGATAAAGCTAACACCCAATCCCCCCATTGAAGAAGCTGATGCAATTGTGTTGTTAGATACAAATACCATTCAGCAGTTGGACGATTGGGCAAAAAGAGTTGAAGCTTCTGATGCTCCAATAATCGTAATTGACCACCATGCCAGTCACCCGGAGACAGAGCAGTTGGCAACTCTTATTGTGGCAGATGAAAACGCGTCGTCCACTTGTGAAATCATCTACAAGTTTTTCATGGACATGAACGTTCGATTCTCGGAGGCAGAAGCTAAATCGCTGTTTCTAGGCATAGCATTTGATACACGTCATTTTATTTTGGCAAGCTCAGTAACGCTCAAGATTGTTGCTGATTTGATTGATGCAGGTGTAAATGCAAGGGAAGCTTTGGGTCTTCTTTCTTTGCCGATGGAAGAGTCTGAGCGTATAGCGCGGCTTAAGGCATCAAAGAGAGTTAAGCTTCTCAAAGTTGGAGACTGGATTATCGCATTCTCGCATGTGGGTGCTTATCAGGCTTCTGCTGCCAGAGCCTTAATCTCGTTGGGTGCCCACGTGGCCATCGTTGCTGGTCAGAGAGATGAAAAATTGAGAATTAGCATGCGAGCATCTCGCAAATTCTATCAAGCAACTGGCGTACATCTTGGCCGTGACTTGGCGAAGCCACTAGGCGAGCATTTTGGAGGCATGGGTGGTGGTCATGCGATTTCTGCAGGAGCTAACGGAGAAGGCGATTTGAAAGCTTGCCTTAAGCACTGTGTTAGATTATTGAAAGAAAAACTAAGGCGTAGTTGATATCCACAGAGAAGCGGAACCCATAAATATTTTAAGATAAAAGGTGGTTGGACCAAAACAGCATGCGCGCTCGCCTCTATTTCCCCTTTTTCTGTTCTTGCGCGCGAAACACGTCGCTGAAGAAATGGCATCTTCATATTGTGGTCAGATTCTGAGAGTGTCTACTTTTTGTCATGAACGCTGTTATCTATGGCGATTACGAATCCAAGGAGCAGCCTTTTATCGTAATCAGAATCCAGAATTTTGATGGCGTAGGTATCTGAAAAGTCGAAGAGACCCCCCAACACTAGGTCTTTGAAGAAGTCGCTTTTGCCTATTTTTGCCTTCAACTTACCATCCATGTCTTTTACCTCAAAGTTTTTTCCTAAGAAGTTGCCTTTAGCTTCAAGAAGCTTTCGTCCTTCGTTGTCTTCCAACCAGAGTTTTGGACGGAATAAAGTTAGAATCTTCCGATTTGTCCTCCCCAGCAACCGCCCTTCGACATCTTTGATCATATAAGATGGTCGCATGGAAACCAGCTTCTTGTTAACGGTAAAAACTTGAGTTCCATCAACCTCAGACACTTCTATAAGAGCTCTTAGTGATATGACACGTCTGTGCATTTTCCCCACAGAAGTACCATCTCGATTGAAGATGTCGCCGCTTCCCCAATCCCACCACTTCTCCTTGAGTACGTAGTAATTCAATCCGGGACTAAGGAGCCCCATGCTAGCAACAGAATCCATTTTCGTCACATCGACATTTACATTCAAATCGGATTCCATCTTTTCACAACAACCCATTTTCTATCAATATGTCGCGAAACTATAAGATGGAGTCAACAAATAGTTTATGAAGGGAGAATCCATTTTTGCATGACTAGTTTTATCCCTTAATTGCTCTCAAAAACCTAGAGAAAAGTTCGTCGTCTAGCTTGCGCTCTCGAGCACTGTACAATAGGTTAATATACTGCCGTTTCTTGTCATGAGTAAGTAAAACGCACTGTTTTCACACAGTTTTGCTGTGACAGTCTTCTAGTCGGAATGTGAGCATTTATCCGATTTTTAAGGAGTTGCCGTTTTATAAAAACAAGGAGGCATACATATGAAAATTCATTTCCTCGGAGGAGTCCGAGAAGTAGGCGGCTCTTGCATCGCCATCGAAACTAACTACGGGAAAGTTGCCCTCGATTATGGAACCAAGGTTGGAGAGAAAACTGCTAATCAGTTTCCAAGGGATTTCGACGCGGTAATCATCAGCCACGCCCATTTAGATCATTCAGGCAGTCTCTTAGACTTATCACGCACAAATTCTGTATTAGTTGGGTCAAGGATGACTCGCGATGTCACCACTGCCCTTTTACGTGATATGGTAAAGATTCAACGCATGAATGGAAACAACTTCCCATATAATAATCATGACGCAGACAATGTGAAGAAATCATGGTGGATTCGGGATTCTATCGCATTGCCCGGAATGTTAATTCGCTTATACCCAGCAGGACACGTTGCTGGAGCAAGAATGATCGGCATCCAAACTGAGGGCAAAGAGATACTCTATACAGGAGACTTCTGTCTTCACGACACTGAAATTCTGGAAGGAAGTAAACTAGAG is a window of Candidatus Bathyarchaeota archaeon DNA encoding:
- a CDS encoding LURP-one-related family protein; the protein is MESDLNVNVDVTKMDSVASMGLLSPGLNYYVLKEKWWDWGSGDIFNRDGTSVGKMHRRVISLRALIEVSEVDGTQVFTVNKKLVSMRPSYMIKDVEGRLLGRTNRKILTLFRPKLWLEDNEGRKLLEAKGNFLGKNFEVKDMDGKLKAKIGKSDFFKDLVLGGLFDFSDTYAIKILDSDYDKRLLLGFVIAIDNSVHDKK
- a CDS encoding DHH family phosphoesterase → MQIQDITALLDKINARLVVLLCHHNADPDAIGAAFAFSSLLERLRPRLRTEIAAAEGPSRLSRHLLTSLPIKLTPNPPIEEADAIVLLDTNTIQQLDDWAKRVEASDAPIIVIDHHASHPETEQLATLIVADENASSTCEIIYKFFMDMNVRFSEAEAKSLFLGIAFDTRHFILASSVTLKIVADLIDAGVNAREALGLLSLPMEESERIARLKASKRVKLLKVGDWIIAFSHVGAYQASAARALISLGAHVAIVAGQRDEKLRISMRASRKFYQATGVHLGRDLAKPLGEHFGGMGGGHAISAGANGEGDLKACLKHCVRLLKEKLRRS
- a CDS encoding KEOPS complex subunit Pcc1, producing MKRNAVIHFEFPSKKQLEILLNALMPETKKPATSRSKVSIEGEGKKLIIRIEAKDTSALRATLNSYLRWAALVKDTYEAVASLEKAV
- a CDS encoding GYD domain-containing protein; this translates as MPRYILLSKLTNEGWKTVRDRPERIKEVNRELEAFGVKVLSQYATLGNYDFVNIVEAPDNKTVAKVSIELGSRGTIQITTIPAIPIDEFIASIKKK
- a CDS encoding DUF3194 domain-containing protein codes for the protein MQEIGIPELTEDQMQTLSEIAEKAARDHVLSKVPQRKILTLDIAIETVGSKPVTVSVGVDLTLSPLIKAASAEKLASEATEKAFEAIEQCLRELSCKSKT
- a CDS encoding HAD family hydrolase, with translation MTKIRAVIFDFIGTLTELVGYSLENAEKELFRSLVADGYNINCESFFEAYKKTYQKYREIRYEQLVEVANAVWVSEALSYLGYATTPQEENIKAAVNAFFHSYLEALRLRSFAKSTLQRLSQNYKLGLLSNFTYAPVIYAALGNLRINGFFDAVLVSEAVGWRKPNAKVFQESLKRLRVKAYETIYVGDNPLEDIQGAKGVGMRTVFIPSQFNSLKDMQKEEHPPDHTIEKLSDITKIINTLPP
- a CDS encoding single-stranded DNA-binding protein; protein product: MSLIETSVEDMSDKEQPASEELVKIEKLTPNSREVNMIVKVISKSEVRNVTGRDYSVRRVADALVGDETGCVYMTLWDDNIDKVNAESSLRVTNGYVNLFRGNMRLNIGRYGSFELLEESPITEVNTENNLSSKRYEQERRDRRYGDRRGYQQGRRY
- a CDS encoding prefoldin subunit beta — its product is MSDISQLPPHVQERLLRLQQLQRNLQAILAQKQQVELELNETEQALTELKNLTKNVVVYKSIGSLLVQSKKTKVVTELKERKELLNTRVEVLGKQEERLRNQLNQLQAKLKRDLGASLSSSATP
- a CDS encoding LysE family transporter, coding for MASGLEFLGLGVFFGLVAGVSPGPLLALVFSETLKFGRREGVKVAISPLVTDVPIVLFVLFVLSNLIGYGFVVGVVSLFGAGYLVYLGVENLRVRVGEFEVKLGRKDALRRGVVANFLSSSPYLFWLSIGGPIIFKSLDVHFSAMVLFVLGFYSLLVGSKIGIALIVDKSKVFLESKYYLWVVRALGIVLILFSLIFVKDGLALIGLL